One genomic window of Nicotiana sylvestris chromosome 10, ASM39365v2, whole genome shotgun sequence includes the following:
- the LOC104249476 gene encoding inactive protein RESTRICTED TEV MOVEMENT 1-like, whose amino-acid sequence MNMIKVGPVGGQEGTVQFLFVESGNFVLSDIHGAAHNKNFTKVVLDYPSEFLTWVSGSYHGTGNDRSFGGIYGTKTDQAIESIGVYVKPITSSMITSTGSRVKVKREEED is encoded by the exons atgaatatgatcaAGGTTGGGCCAGTGGGAGGACAAGAGGGAACTGTTCAGTTCTTGTTCGTTGAGAGTGGCAACTTTGTTTTGTCTGACATACATGGTGCTGCACATAACAAAAACTTCACTAAG GTTGTGCTGGATTATCCATCAGAATTTCTTACTTGGGTAAGTGGTTCCTACCATGGAACTG gAAATGATCGTTCTTTTGGTGGAATTTACGGCACCAAAACTGATCAAGCCATTGAGAGTATTGGGGTCTATGTGAAGCCCATCACATCCTCCATGATCACATCCACTGGTTCTCGAGTGAAGGTTAAAAGGGAAGAAGAAGATTAA
- the LOC104249474 gene encoding (2Z,6Z)-farnesyl diphosphate synthase CPT6, chloroplastic-like — MGSLLPRYLRSKTTTFPPQLRHHLLLGVTGVIESPALLKKPIMPLSNSILMFPRQFCKLPFGVVSKVELMREGLQPELMPKHVALIPDGNRRWAKERGLSPEKGHEAGKKVLGDLCRYCSKWGVKVLSAYAFSTENWSRPKAEVTFLMTSYFEGLIHDFMRYGMKMSVIGDKSNLPNSLKEAINHAEETTKDNTGLHFVAALNYGGRYDVTQATKKIATKVKDGVIQLEDINDRLIDQELETKCLEYPNPDFLIRTSGELRISNYMLWQLAYSEFYFVDKLFPELDEADFVAALRSFQQRQRRYGGHKI; from the exons ATGGGCTCCTTGCTACCCAGATATCTCCGATCCAAAACTACCACTTTTCCGCCGCAGCTCCGCCATCACCTACTTCTCGGAGTCACCGGAGTCATCGAATCTCCGGCTTTACTTAAAAAACCAATAATGCCCTTATCTAATTCCATATTAATGTTTCCACGCCAATTTTGTAAGCTTCCATTTGGAGTAGTATCAAAAGTGGAACTGATGAGAGAAGGATTGCAGCCGGAGCTGATGCCGAAACACGTAGCTCTTATACCGGACGGTAACCGGAGATGGGCTAAGGAGAGAGGTTTGTCGCCGGAAAAAGGTCATGAAGCTGGGAAAAAAGTGCTCGGAGATTTGTGCCGTTATTGTTCGAAATGGGGAGTCAAAGTTCTTTCTGCTTATGCTTTTTCTACTGAGAATTGGTCAAGGCCCAAG GCAGAGGTAACTTTCTTGATGACGAGCTATTTTGAAGGGCTTATTCACGACTTCATGAG GTATGGAATGAAAATGTCTGTTATTGGTGATAAGTCCAACCTTCCCAATTCTCTGAAAGAAGCGATAAACCACGCTGAGGAAACAACAAAGGACAACACAGGACTTCATTTTGTGGCTGCACTTAACTATGGTGGAAGATATGACGTAACACAAGCTACTAAAAAGATTGCTACCAAAGTTAAAGATGGAGTTATTCAATTAGAGGATATCAATGACAGATTAATCGACCAAGaattagagactaagtgtttGGAATATCCTAATCCTGATTTTCTCATAAGAACTAGTGGAGAGCTGAGAATTAGCAATTACATGTTGTGGCAATTGGCTTATAGTGAATTCTACTTTGTGGATAAGTTGTTTCCTGAATTGGATGAAGCTGATTTTGTAGCAGCTTTACGTTCGTTTCAGCAGAGGCAAAGGCGTTACGGTGGACACAAAATTTAA